The candidate division KSB1 bacterium sequence TGTGAATGTGAAGTATGATCTCTATTAATTGAGATGGGAAAATAACAGGATAGAGACTTTAAGAGCGCCGGATTCGGACCTTCGTTTCAGAGACGACAACGAAGTCGTTTGGCAATTTATCGCGATAAAATTGAATAACATGCCTGATCATGCGAACTCAATTAGTTGCACTTTCATCGCGAAGGCGAAAAAGAACGACGCCAGTATGAGGCAACCCGGACCGATAGACAAGTTCACCAAAATCTTTGTCATTTGTAATAAGAACGCGCCCTGCGATAGCCGAGGTATTCAATATTAAAGCATCCTCAATGCCAGGGCTTTGTTCATGTATGGAAAACACATCGTGCCCGCGTCGCTGCAATTCTCTGGTCACAGCATCTCCGGCGCTTTCATCGACGACAAATTTCAAATCGCAACTCTCGTTTCAACAACTGCAAAAACTTCTTCATTACCAAGCACAATTGCAGCATAAGCCAACGCGGCTTTAATATCGTCTTTTTTGAGACGAGGATATTCACGCAGAATTTCCTTTTCCGAAATGCCTTGCGCCAACATCTTTATAATAAGCTCGACAGGGATACGAGTGCCGCGAATAACGGGTTTGCCAACCATAATTTTAGGGTTTAAAAAAATATGGTGCAACAAACTCTCGAAAGATTTAGTAAGTTTTGCCATAATAAATTCCTCGAAATTGATCAATGAAATTCAAGAATGTTATCGTATGAAGTCAAGAGAAAGTTGCAGGATTAGTAATGTTTAAAAAAAACGCCCTCATCATCGCCAACAGCATTTTGCCCATCCAGCCAATACTTGACGACTGCCGTGCGCGAGCCGACATCATTCTCTGCGCTGACGGCGGCGCCAACCGCGCCCGCGAACGCGGCCTGGTTCCGGATTTCATCGTTGGTGATCTGGATTCAATTTTGCCCGAGACTCGCGCGGCGTTTCCGCAGGCGCAATATATTCACCGCCCCGACCAAAACGCGACCGATCTCGAAAAGACACTGCAATTCGCCGTCGAGCAGGGCGTTCAGCGGGCGTTGCTGGTGGGAATAACCGGATTGCGGCTCGATCACCAGATTTGCAATCTCAACGTCGCCGAGAAATTTTGTTCGCAGATCGAAATTGAGTTGCATGATGATTTTGGCCTCGGCGTTTTTCTGGATGCACAGCAACAGGAAGCGATCATGCGTTTCGAGACATTTGTAGGACAACAAATGTCGTTATTTGCTTTTCGCCGTGCCGAAGGCATTGTGACGGAGGGGTTGAAATACCCGCTGCAAGACGAAGCATTAGAGTGGTCGGTGCGGGATGGATTGAGCAATGAAGCGATTGACACGTCAGTGACGATTCGGCTAAAACAAGGAACGCTTTTCATTTATCGCGTGCGCGAGGCAAAATCGCCTTTTCAGTAGCCGCGTTTTTTGTCGATCACATTCAACAATTTTTCCCCCCGCACGTACCTTGCCAGATTCTCCGCAAACTGTTCCCCGACGCGCTCGACGTATTCTTCAAAATTGCCGGAAATATGCGGTGTGACGAAGACGTTGTCCAATTGCCAAAACGGATGATCGCTTGGCAGCGGCTCGGTTTGAAAAACGTCGAGCACCGCGC is a genomic window containing:
- a CDS encoding DUF5615 family PIN-like protein, which gives rise to MKFVVDESAGDAVTRELQRRGHDVFSIHEQSPGIEDALILNTSAIAGRVLITNDKDFGELVYRSGLPHTGVVLFRLRDESATN
- a CDS encoding thiamine diphosphokinase, whose amino-acid sequence is MFKKNALIIANSILPIQPILDDCRARADIILCADGGANRARERGLVPDFIVGDLDSILPETRAAFPQAQYIHRPDQNATDLEKTLQFAVEQGVQRALLVGITGLRLDHQICNLNVAEKFCSQIEIELHDDFGLGVFLDAQQQEAIMRFETFVGQQMSLFAFRRAEGIVTEGLKYPLQDEALEWSVRDGLSNEAIDTSVTIRLKQGTLFIYRVREAKSPFQ
- a CDS encoding DUF433 domain-containing protein codes for the protein MAKLTKSFESLLHHIFLNPKIMVGKPVIRGTRIPVELIIKMLAQGISEKEILREYPRLKKDDIKAALAYAAIVLGNEEVFAVVETRVAI